Proteins encoded together in one Mus musculus strain C57BL/6J chromosome 16, GRCm38.p6 C57BL/6J window:
- the Retnla gene encoding resistin-like alpha precursor, with product MKTTTCSLLICISLLQLMVPVNTDETIEIIVENKVKELLANPANYPSTVTKTLSCTSVKTMNRWASCPAGMTATGCACGFACGSWEIQSGDTCNCLCLLVDWTTARCCQLS from the exons ATGAAGACTACAACTTGTTCCCTTCTCATCTGCATCTCCCTGCTCCAGCTGATGGTCCCAGTGAATACTGATGAGACCATAGAGATTATCGTGGAGAATAAGGTCAAGGAACTTCTTGCCAATCCAG CTAACTATCCCTCCACTGTAACGAAGACTCTCTCTTGCACTAGTGTCAAGACTATGAACAGATGGGCCTCCTGCCCTGCTG GGATGACTGCTACTGGGTGTGCTTGTGGCTTTGCCTGTGGATCTTGGGAGATCCAGAGTGGAGATACTTGCAACTGCCTGTGCTTACTCGTTGACTGGACCACTGCCCGCTGCTGCCAACTGTCCTAA